One Pseudomonas tolaasii NCPPB 2192 genomic window carries:
- a CDS encoding MFS transporter, whose product MRINPPLVALAIGAFGIGVTEFAPMGMLPGIAADLGVSIPAAGLLVSAYALGVLLGAPLMTLTTGKIPRRYLLIGLMAIFTLGNLMSALATDYYSLMIARVVTSLNHGAFFGVGSIVAASVVAPEKRAGAVAAMFMGLTLATIGGVPLAAWFGELFGWRTAFWGITGLGVMAMAALWFALPDLKAPPSVGVMAEIRVLGRGPVLGALALTVVGSGAMFTVFTYIAPILSSETHASTAFITAMLVLFGVGLTLGNLWGGKAADRSIDRTLIVSLSVLIVVLLAFTVLMRWPLPAAVAILIWGIASFALVPPLQMRVMEAAKDAPNLASAVNIGAFNFGNAIGAALGGAVINAGWGYPAISLAGAAMAGLGLVMVLGGVWRSRGVEAMGV is encoded by the coding sequence ATGCGTATCAATCCACCCCTTGTTGCACTCGCCATCGGTGCCTTCGGCATCGGCGTGACCGAATTCGCCCCCATGGGCATGTTGCCGGGCATTGCTGCGGACCTCGGCGTTTCGATTCCCGCTGCGGGCTTGCTGGTAAGCGCGTACGCCCTCGGCGTACTGCTCGGCGCACCGCTGATGACCCTGACCACCGGCAAAATCCCCCGACGCTATCTGCTGATCGGCCTCATGGCGATTTTCACCCTGGGCAACCTGATGTCCGCCCTGGCGACCGACTACTACAGCCTGATGATCGCCAGGGTGGTGACCTCACTCAACCACGGCGCCTTCTTTGGCGTCGGCTCCATCGTCGCCGCCAGCGTAGTCGCCCCGGAAAAACGTGCCGGTGCAGTGGCGGCCATGTTTATGGGCCTCACCCTCGCGACTATTGGCGGTGTGCCGCTGGCCGCCTGGTTTGGCGAACTGTTCGGCTGGCGCACCGCCTTCTGGGGCATCACTGGCCTCGGCGTGATGGCCATGGCCGCATTGTGGTTCGCCCTGCCCGACCTCAAGGCACCGCCAAGCGTCGGTGTGATGGCCGAAATCCGCGTACTCGGCCGGGGCCCGGTGCTGGGCGCACTGGCCCTCACCGTCGTCGGCTCCGGGGCGATGTTCACCGTCTTCACCTACATCGCCCCCATCCTCAGCAGCGAGACCCACGCCTCCACCGCCTTCATCACCGCCATGCTGGTGCTGTTCGGCGTAGGGCTGACATTGGGCAACCTGTGGGGCGGCAAAGCCGCCGACCGCTCCATAGACCGCACCCTGATCGTCTCGCTGAGCGTATTGATTGTGGTCCTGCTGGCGTTCACCGTCCTCATGCGCTGGCCGCTGCCGGCCGCCGTCGCCATCCTGATCTGGGGCATTGCCAGCTTCGCCCTGGTGCCGCCATTGCAGATGCGGGTTATGGAGGCGGCCAAGGACGCGCCGAATCTGGCTTCGGCGGTGAATATTGGGGCGTTTAATTTTGGCAACGCGATTGGGGCGGCGTTGGGGGGCGCGGTGATTAATGCGGGGTGGGGGTATCCGGCGATTTCGCTGGCGGGGGCGGCGATGGCTGGGTTGGGGTTGGTGATGGTGTTGGGGGGCGTTTGGCGGTCTAGGGGGGTGGAGGCGATGGGGGTGTGA
- a CDS encoding LysR family transcriptional regulator — MDFNGRSGEMFVFATVAQEGSLSAAARALGLTPSAVSRIIARAEQRLGTRLLLRTTRAITFTAEGEAFLRGARRILADMDEVEEAIADQGVPRGRLRVSAALGHGRMSIVPLVAAFSERYPNIVVDLTLGDEVVDILSGQADVAIRFGYLPDSPLTARRIGDTGQVVVASPEYLQRHGTPQEPEDLLRHNCLRFNFRRAEPNWPFARDGEEFSLKVSGNIECSSGEALAQLARLGAGIARIGEFTVSEDLRRGELIPLLQACNPGDREPIHAVFVGGPTMPARVRLFVDFLVEHHRM; from the coding sequence GTGGACTTCAACGGTCGATCAGGTGAAATGTTTGTGTTCGCCACCGTGGCGCAGGAAGGCAGCCTGTCGGCGGCCGCGCGTGCGTTGGGGCTCACGCCCTCGGCGGTCAGTCGAATCATCGCGCGTGCTGAGCAGCGCCTTGGCACCCGGCTGCTGTTGCGCACCACGCGGGCGATCACCTTCACCGCCGAGGGCGAAGCGTTTTTGCGCGGCGCGCGGCGCATTTTGGCCGACATGGATGAAGTCGAAGAGGCCATCGCCGACCAGGGCGTACCCCGGGGGCGATTGCGGGTCAGCGCTGCCCTTGGCCATGGGCGCATGTCCATCGTGCCGTTGGTGGCGGCCTTCAGCGAGCGCTACCCGAACATCGTCGTCGACCTCACCCTGGGCGACGAAGTGGTCGACATCCTCAGCGGCCAGGCTGACGTGGCGATACGTTTTGGCTACCTGCCCGACAGCCCGCTGACCGCGCGCAGAATCGGCGACACCGGCCAAGTGGTGGTGGCATCGCCCGAGTACCTGCAGCGCCATGGCACCCCGCAGGAACCCGAAGACCTGCTGCGGCACAACTGCCTTCGCTTCAACTTCCGGCGCGCCGAACCCAACTGGCCGTTTGCGCGCGACGGTGAAGAGTTTTCCCTCAAGGTCAGCGGCAACATCGAATGCAGCAGTGGTGAAGCGCTGGCCCAGCTGGCGCGATTGGGCGCCGGGATAGCGCGTATCGGCGAGTTCACCGTCAGCGAGGACTTGCGGCGGGGCGAGCTGATACCGCTGTTGCAAGCCTGCAACCCCGGCGACCGGGAGCCGATTCATGCGGTGTTTGTGGGTGGCCCCACAATGCCGGCGCGGGTGCGGTTGTTTGTGGATTTTTTGGTGGAGCATCATCGGATGTAG
- a CDS encoding SDR family NAD(P)-dependent oxidoreductase produces MTQAPVALVTGSTSGIGVAIARRLASEGYSIVLHSRNSAEAGQRLALELGSAIYVQADLAIDEDRTRLIREATGAWGRLDVLVNNAGISRVIAHEDLAAATPDVWHELYEVNVIAPFRLIAEAQAALRDSARSGRPGCVVNISSHAGVRPKGASIPYSATKAALNHMTRLLAVSLAPDIRVNAVAPGLVDTPLTAEWTQAQQLWKERAPMRRAASPEDIAQAVALLVASDYLTGEILLSDGGLNLT; encoded by the coding sequence ATGACTCAGGCTCCCGTCGCACTGGTTACCGGCTCGACTTCGGGCATCGGCGTGGCCATTGCCCGCCGGCTTGCCAGTGAAGGCTATTCAATCGTATTGCATTCACGTAATTCGGCAGAGGCCGGACAGCGCCTGGCGCTCGAACTCGGGTCGGCCATTTATGTGCAAGCTGATTTGGCTATTGATGAAGACAGAACACGCCTGATCCGCGAAGCCACAGGGGCCTGGGGGCGGTTGGATGTTCTGGTGAATAACGCCGGCATCAGCCGTGTTATTGCACACGAAGACTTGGCGGCTGCGACGCCCGATGTGTGGCATGAACTCTATGAAGTGAACGTCATTGCGCCCTTTCGTTTGATCGCCGAAGCGCAAGCCGCATTGCGCGATTCGGCACGCTCCGGCCGACCCGGCTGCGTCGTCAACATCAGCTCACATGCGGGTGTTCGCCCGAAAGGCGCATCGATCCCCTATTCCGCGACGAAGGCGGCCTTGAATCATATGACACGGCTACTCGCCGTTTCACTTGCGCCCGACATCCGAGTCAATGCCGTCGCCCCCGGGCTGGTTGATACACCGCTTACCGCAGAGTGGACTCAGGCGCAGCAACTGTGGAAAGAGCGTGCGCCGATGCGCCGGGCAGCCAGCCCGGAAGACATTGCCCAAGCCGTTGCGCTGTTGGTTGCGTCGGACTATCTCACTGGTGAAATTCTGTTGTCCGATGGTGGGTTGAATCTTACGTAA
- a CDS encoding purine-cytosine permease family protein, translating to MVTTATPSAPLIEKHTIGYVPPEDRHGKVRDLFTLWFGGNIAPLPIVTGALGVQLFHLNLLWGIVAILVGHLVGGVLMALHSAQGPQMGIPQMIQSRAQFGSLGALLVVVIAGVMYIGFFASNIVLAGKSLHGVVDSVPVPVGIVIGAIGSGIIGIIGYRFIHVLNRIGTWVLGAGIVLGFGYIFTHVQTTDFLTRGEFNISGWLATVSLAALWQIAFAPYVSDYSRYLPADVPVASTFWTTYLGSALGSSLAFIFGAVAVLATPVGMDTMDAVKLATGAIGPLMLVLFLLSVISHNALNLYGAVLSIITLIQTFAYRWIPTAKSRAVISTLVLAACAIAAVFASKDFIGHFVDMVLVLLVVLVPWTAINLIDFYAIHKGKYDIASIFRVDGGIYGKYNPQALLAYAVGIVVQIPFMNTPLYVGPISEHINGADLSWVVGLVVTSPLYFWLASRDSAYKRRMEGGKLVGGV from the coding sequence ATGGTTACCACTGCAACACCCTCCGCCCCGCTGATTGAAAAACACACGATCGGCTACGTGCCCCCCGAAGACCGCCATGGAAAGGTAAGAGACCTGTTCACCCTGTGGTTCGGCGGCAACATCGCGCCGTTGCCCATCGTGACCGGCGCGCTGGGCGTGCAACTGTTTCACCTCAACCTGCTGTGGGGCATCGTCGCCATCCTCGTCGGCCACCTGGTCGGCGGCGTGCTGATGGCGCTGCACTCGGCCCAGGGCCCGCAAATGGGCATCCCGCAAATGATCCAGAGCCGCGCCCAGTTCGGCTCCCTCGGCGCCCTGCTGGTGGTGGTGATCGCCGGCGTGATGTACATCGGCTTCTTCGCCTCCAACATCGTACTGGCGGGCAAATCCCTGCACGGCGTGGTCGACAGCGTGCCCGTACCGGTCGGCATCGTCATCGGTGCCATCGGGTCCGGCATCATCGGCATCATCGGCTACCGCTTCATCCACGTGCTCAACCGCATCGGCACCTGGGTGCTCGGCGCCGGCATCGTGCTGGGCTTCGGCTACATCTTTACCCACGTACAAACCACCGACTTCCTGACCCGCGGCGAATTCAACATCTCCGGCTGGCTGGCGACAGTTTCACTCGCGGCGCTTTGGCAGATCGCCTTCGCCCCCTACGTGTCCGACTACTCCCGCTACCTGCCCGCCGACGTACCGGTTGCGTCCACCTTCTGGACCACCTACCTCGGCTCGGCGCTGGGCTCCAGCCTGGCCTTCATCTTCGGCGCCGTGGCCGTGCTCGCCACCCCGGTCGGCATGGACACCATGGACGCCGTCAAGCTCGCCACCGGCGCCATCGGCCCGCTGATGCTCGTATTGTTCCTGCTCAGCGTGATCAGCCACAACGCCCTCAACCTCTACGGCGCCGTGCTCTCGATCATCACCCTGATCCAGACCTTCGCCTACCGCTGGATCCCCACCGCCAAAAGCCGCGCGGTGATCTCCACCCTGGTGTTGGCAGCCTGCGCGATTGCCGCCGTGTTCGCCTCCAAAGACTTCATCGGCCACTTCGTCGACATGGTGCTGGTGCTGCTGGTGGTCCTGGTGCCGTGGACGGCGATCAACCTGATCGACTTCTACGCGATTCACAAGGGCAAGTACGACATCGCCTCGATCTTCCGCGTGGACGGCGGCATCTACGGCAAATACAACCCGCAGGCCCTGCTGGCGTATGCGGTGGGGATTGTGGTGCAGATTCCGTTTATGAACACGCCGCTGTATGTGGGGCCGATTTCGGAACACATTAACGGGGCGGACCTGTCCTGGGTGGTGGGCCTGGTGGTGACGTCGCCGCTGTATTTTTGGTTGGCGAGTCGGGACAGTGCTTATAAACGCAGGATGGAAGGCGGGAAGTTGGTGGGTGGGGTTTGA
- a CDS encoding LysR substrate-binding domain-containing protein, with amino-acid sequence MAAYNLRQLRYFVTTAECGSVAEASRKLYIAQPSVSTAIKQLEDSFGVQLFIRHHAQGVSLTPSGARFYRKALELLRVAHEFEQNALADNDVVAGQIDIGCFETVAPLYLPRLIAGFKALWPGVEIRIRDGEQQELVQALTAGSIDVAMLFEHDLGGTIETSPLMPPQQPYALLPADHRFAQQAKVSLADLVLEPMILLDVLPSRTYFVSIFEERGLTPNIVFSSPSIEMVRGMVGRGFGFSILVTKPFTEYTYDGQKVVCVPLAETVTGSGLSAVWLRRAPLTKPVQLFVDYCREELARLLG; translated from the coding sequence ATGGCTGCTTATAACCTGCGCCAGCTCAGATATTTTGTCACCACGGCCGAATGCGGCAGCGTCGCCGAGGCCTCGCGCAAGCTGTACATCGCGCAGCCGTCGGTGTCGACCGCCATCAAGCAGCTGGAAGACAGCTTTGGCGTGCAGCTGTTTATCCGCCATCACGCCCAAGGGGTTTCACTTACGCCCAGCGGCGCGCGGTTTTATCGCAAGGCGCTGGAGCTGCTGCGGGTGGCCCATGAGTTCGAGCAAAACGCCCTGGCGGACAATGACGTGGTGGCGGGGCAGATCGATATCGGCTGCTTTGAGACGGTGGCGCCGTTGTATCTGCCGCGCTTGATCGCGGGGTTCAAGGCGCTGTGGCCGGGGGTGGAAATCCGTATTCGTGATGGCGAACAGCAGGAACTGGTGCAGGCGCTGACGGCGGGCAGCATTGATGTGGCGATGCTGTTTGAGCACGACCTGGGCGGCACCATCGAAACCAGCCCGCTGATGCCGCCGCAGCAGCCGTATGCGCTGTTGCCGGCGGATCACCGGTTTGCGCAGCAGGCCAAGGTGTCGCTGGCGGATCTGGTGCTGGAGCCTATGATTTTGCTGGATGTGCTGCCGAGCCGGACGTACTTCGTGAGCATCTTTGAAGAGCGCGGGCTGACGCCGAATATTGTGTTCAGCTCACCGTCCATCGAAATGGTGCGCGGGATGGTGGGGCGCGGGTTCGGGTTTTCGATTTTGGTGACCAAGCCGTTTACCGAGTACACCTATGATGGGCAGAAGGTGGTGTGTGTGCCGTTGGCGGAGACCGTCACCGGTTCAGGTTTGTCTGCCGTCTGGCTGCGGCGCGCGCCGCTGACCAAACCGGTGCAGTTGTTTGTGGACTACTGCCGCGAAGAACTCGCCAGGCTCCTCGGCTAA
- the argE gene encoding acetylornithine deacetylase: MSTSRDLLQTLVGFDTTSRESNLQLIEFVREYLAGFGVNSELIYNDERSKANLFASIGPVDVPGIALSGHTDVVPVDGQPWTLPPFALTERDGKLFGRGTADMKGYIACVLALVPALVKATLRMPVHIALSYDEEVGCLGVRSLLAVLEQRPVKPMLCIIGEPTELKPVLGHKGKLAMRCDVHGEACHSAYAPYGVNAIEHAADLIGELGRIGQRLRETQDPRFDPPFSTVQTGVISGGKALNIVPADCRFDFEVRALPSQDPAEVASELAAYAEQQVLPRMQAVSAQSAITFTELSAYPGLVTDERSQAAELIAAFSGSRAFGTVAFGTEGGLFDAVGIPTVVCGPGSMDQGHKPDEFVSVEQLDGCDQMLQRMLDSIST, from the coding sequence ATGAGCACCAGCCGCGACCTGCTGCAAACGCTGGTGGGGTTTGACACCACCAGCCGCGAATCCAACCTGCAATTGATCGAATTCGTGCGCGAGTACCTGGCCGGTTTCGGTGTGAACAGCGAGCTGATCTACAACGACGAGCGCAGCAAGGCCAACCTGTTTGCCAGCATCGGCCCGGTGGACGTGCCGGGCATTGCCCTGTCGGGCCATACCGACGTGGTGCCGGTGGACGGCCAGCCGTGGACGCTGCCGCCGTTCGCGCTGACCGAGCGCGACGGCAAGCTGTTCGGGCGCGGCACGGCGGACATGAAAGGCTACATCGCCTGCGTGCTGGCGCTGGTGCCGGCGTTGGTCAAGGCTACCTTGCGCATGCCCGTGCACATTGCGCTGTCGTATGACGAAGAAGTGGGCTGCCTCGGCGTGCGCTCACTGCTGGCGGTGCTGGAACAACGGCCAGTCAAACCGATGCTGTGCATCATCGGCGAGCCCACTGAACTCAAGCCGGTGCTGGGCCACAAGGGCAAACTGGCGATGCGTTGCGACGTGCATGGCGAGGCGTGCCATTCGGCCTATGCGCCGTACGGCGTGAACGCCATCGAACACGCCGCCGACCTGATCGGTGAACTGGGCCGCATTGGCCAGCGCCTGCGCGAGACGCAGGACCCGAGATTTGATCCGCCGTTCAGTACGGTGCAGACCGGTGTGATCAGTGGCGGTAAAGCATTGAATATCGTGCCGGCGGATTGCCGGTTTGATTTTGAGGTGCGCGCGTTGCCATCGCAGGACCCGGCTGAAGTGGCCTCGGAGTTGGCGGCGTATGCCGAGCAACAGGTGCTGCCGCGTATGCAGGCTGTGAGCGCACAGAGTGCGATCACATTTACCGAGTTGTCAGCCTATCCCGGCTTGGTCACGGATGAACGCAGCCAGGCGGCCGAGTTGATCGCCGCGTTTTCCGGCTCGCGGGCGTTTGGCACCGTGGCGTTTGGGACCGAGGGCGGGTTGTTTGATGCGGTGGGCATTCCCACCGTGGTCTGCGGGCCAGGGAGCATGGACCAGGGGCACAAGCCGGATGAGTTTGTGAGTGTTGAACAGCTGGATGGCTGCGATCAAATGCTGCAGCGCATGCTCGACTCGATCAGCACCTGA
- a CDS encoding DUF1028 domain-containing protein, with protein sequence MTFSIVARCAETGQLGIAISSSSIAVGARCPWLRPGVGAVSTQNITLPALGPEVLDWLEQGLAPAEAVDKALTSNGYSQYRQLTAIDHLGRSVHFSGSETLGTHNAVSGEQCVAAGNMLADRAVIEAMVEAFEQGEGQLADRLLAAMHAAIAAGGEAGPVHSAALTVVGELTWPIINLRVDWADEQPIAELQKLWDAYRPQVQDYIDRALAPDRSPGYGVAGDDR encoded by the coding sequence ATGACCTTTTCCATCGTCGCCCGTTGCGCCGAGACCGGCCAACTGGGCATCGCCATCAGCTCGTCGAGCATTGCCGTGGGCGCCCGCTGCCCCTGGCTGCGCCCCGGCGTGGGCGCGGTGTCGACCCAGAACATCACCCTGCCCGCCCTGGGCCCCGAGGTACTGGATTGGCTGGAACAAGGCCTGGCGCCGGCCGAGGCCGTCGACAAGGCCCTGACGAGCAATGGCTACAGCCAGTACCGGCAGCTCACGGCGATTGATCACCTGGGCCGCAGCGTGCATTTCAGCGGCAGCGAAACCCTCGGCACCCACAATGCGGTGTCGGGCGAGCAATGCGTGGCGGCGGGCAATATGCTCGCCGACCGCGCGGTGATCGAGGCGATGGTAGAGGCTTTCGAACAAGGCGAAGGCCAACTGGCCGACCGCCTTCTGGCCGCGATGCACGCCGCCATCGCCGCCGGTGGCGAAGCCGGCCCGGTGCACTCCGCCGCCTTGACGGTGGTGGGCGAGCTGACCTGGCCGATCATCAACCTGCGCGTGGATTGGGCCGATGAGCAGCCCATCGCCGAGCTGCAAAAACTCTGGGACGCCTACCGCCCGCAGGTGCAGGACTACATCGACCGCGCCCTCGCCCCCGACCGCTCCCCCGGCTACGGCGTGGCCGGAGACGACCGATGA
- a CDS encoding RidA family protein — translation MPTHTRIRMFNTKETYPNQSLDNDLCQAVRAGNTVYVRGQVGTDFEGNLIGLGDPRAQAEQAMKNVKQLLEEAGSDLSHIVKTTTYLIDPRYREPVYQEVGKWLKGVFPISTGLVVSALGQPQWLMEIDVIAVIPE, via the coding sequence ATGCCTACCCACACTCGCATCCGCATGTTCAACACCAAGGAAACCTACCCCAACCAGAGCCTGGACAACGACCTGTGCCAGGCCGTGCGCGCCGGCAACACCGTGTATGTGCGCGGCCAGGTGGGGACTGATTTCGAGGGCAACCTGATTGGCCTAGGCGACCCACGCGCCCAGGCCGAGCAGGCGATGAAAAACGTCAAGCAACTGCTGGAAGAAGCCGGCTCCGACCTGAGCCACATCGTCAAAACCACCACCTACCTGATCGACCCGCGCTACCGCGAGCCGGTGTACCAGGAAGTCGGCAAGTGGCTCAAAGGCGTGTTCCCGATTTCCACCGGGCTGGTGGTGTCGGCGCTGGGCCAGCCACAATGGCTGATGGAAATTGACGTGATCGCCGTCATTCCCGAATAA
- a CDS encoding flavin-containing monooxygenase — MTEAITKTDTLVVGAGQAGVAMSEHLSKQGVPHLVLERSRIAERWRTGRWDSLVANGPAWHDRFPGLEFDDVAADGFAPKERVADYFEAYARKFNAPIRTGVDVTSVVRNVGRPGFTVHTSEGVIEANRVVAATGPFQKPVIPAIAPKDTALHQLHSADYRNPAQLPAGAVLVVGAGSSGVQIADELQRSGRQVYLSVGAHDRPPRAYRNRDFCWWLGVLGEWDQAAMKPGREHVTIAVSGAHGGKTIDFRELAQQGMTLVGLTQAFNGTTATFQANLVDNLARGDENYLALLDAADAYIERNGLDLPLEPEARRVFPDAECIKNPILELDLTATGITSIIWATGFSVDYSWLKVDAFDAAGKPQHQRGVASEAGIYFLGLPWQSRRGSSFIWGVWHDAKYVADHIAIQRQYLEYREPAPVAHSSPVIA, encoded by the coding sequence ATGACTGAAGCCATAACAAAAACAGACACGCTGGTGGTCGGCGCCGGCCAGGCCGGGGTGGCCATGAGCGAGCACCTGAGCAAGCAAGGCGTGCCGCATCTGGTGCTGGAGCGCAGCCGTATTGCCGAGCGCTGGCGCACCGGGCGCTGGGACTCGCTGGTCGCCAACGGCCCGGCCTGGCATGACCGTTTCCCCGGCCTGGAATTCGATGACGTCGCCGCCGATGGCTTCGCGCCCAAAGAACGCGTCGCCGATTACTTCGAAGCCTACGCACGCAAGTTCAACGCCCCCATCCGCACCGGCGTGGACGTGACCTCCGTGGTGCGCAACGTCGGCCGCCCAGGCTTTACCGTGCACACCAGCGAAGGCGTGATCGAAGCCAACCGCGTGGTCGCCGCCACCGGGCCGTTCCAGAAACCGGTCATTCCGGCCATCGCCCCAAAAGACACCGCACTGCATCAACTCCACTCCGCCGACTACCGCAACCCGGCGCAACTGCCCGCCGGTGCCGTGCTGGTGGTGGGCGCCGGGTCTTCCGGCGTGCAAATTGCCGATGAACTGCAGCGTTCCGGGCGCCAGGTGTATTTGTCGGTCGGCGCCCACGACCGCCCGCCCCGCGCCTACCGCAACCGTGATTTCTGCTGGTGGCTGGGCGTGCTGGGCGAATGGGACCAGGCCGCGATGAAACCCGGTCGCGAACACGTGACCATCGCCGTCAGCGGCGCCCACGGCGGCAAGACCATCGACTTCCGTGAACTGGCCCAGCAAGGCATGACCCTGGTCGGCCTCACCCAGGCCTTCAACGGCACCACCGCCACCTTCCAGGCCAACCTGGTGGACAACCTGGCGCGCGGCGACGAGAACTACCTGGCCCTGCTGGACGCCGCCGACGCTTACATCGAGCGCAACGGCCTCGACCTGCCGCTCGAGCCCGAAGCCCGCCGCGTATTCCCTGACGCCGAGTGCATCAAGAACCCGATCCTGGAACTGGACCTCACAGCGACCGGCATCACCTCGATCATCTGGGCCACCGGCTTCTCTGTGGACTACAGCTGGCTCAAGGTCGACGCCTTCGACGCCGCCGGCAAGCCGCAGCACCAGCGCGGCGTGGCCAGCGAAGCGGGCATCTACTTCCTCGGCTTGCCATGGCAGTCGCGCCGGGGCTCGTCGTTTATCTGGGGCGTGTGGCACGACGCCAAATACGTGGCCGACCACATCGCCATCCAGCGCCAATACCTGGAATACCGTGAGCCCGCACCGGTTGCTCACTCGTCGCCTGTCATCGCCTGA